Part of the Nocardia farcinica genome, CCGTGATAGCCGCCGCCCCGGCAGAAGTGGCCGACGTAGTGGGTGCCCATCTCGTGCCCGGCCAGCCAGGTGCGGTTGAGGTAGTCGATCTGGGCGTAGACGTCCTCGGGATGACCGCCGAAGGCGATGGCCGCCTCGCCGGGGCGGTGGCCGGGGCCGCGGTAGTGGTGGCGGTTGTCGTCGGTGAGGAAGTACAGGCCGGTCATCAGGGCGGTGAAGCGCGCGTCCACCCGCTCGGCGACCTCGAGGAACATGTCCCAATTGGGTGAGAGTCCGACGCCGTCGAAGGAGAACAGGATGAACTGCGGCGGCTTCTGGCCCGGCGCCAGCTTGGTCATGGCGACGTTCGACGCCTTTCGTTGCGGCGGCGCGGGCGGCGGTGCCGGCGCGGTGGTCGTGCCGGTCGTAGCGGCCGGGCGATCGGCGGCGGGTTCGGCGACGCCGATGGTGCAGCCACCGGCGGCGACCATCGTGACGACGGCCGCGGCCGCCACGAGCAGTCGCCTGGTGCGCCCCCGACGTGCCCGCGCGCTCACCGGCGGTCCCGGCGGCCGCGAACACTGTGCGCACCAGACGAACTGACCCGTGCCACCATCGCCCACCCCTCGCAGAGCAATCGTTCAGCAAATCATCGGACGTTCAGCAACGTAGGTGGTCGCGTCCCCGAGAGCCAGCCGACAAGCCGGGCGACAGCGAGAAACTGGCTATCCACAAATGCCGGCTGTGGACGCCTCGGCGGCCCGCAGTGCGCGCGCGGTCGCGGTGTCGTGGGCGCGCAGATCGGTGACATGCCCTTCGAACAGCACACGCCCGCCGTGCCTGCCCGGACCTGGCCCGAGGTCGACGACCCAGTCCGCCCGCCGCACGACCTCGAGATCGTGCTCGATGACCACCACCGTGTGGCCCCGCTCGACCAGCCGGTCCAGCACGTCCAGCAGCGTGTCGACATCGCGCAGATGCAGTCCCGTGGTGGGTTCGTCGAGGATGTACAGGGCCGGTGCGGTGGCCTCCCGCAGTTCCTTGGCGATCTTGACGCGTTGGCATTCGCCGCCGGAGAGGGTGGTCAGCGGCTGGCCGAGGCGCAGATAACCCAGGCCGACCTCGTCGAGGTGGCCGAGCGCGGCCGCGATGGCGCGGTCGTCGAGGCGGTGCAGCGCCTCGGCGATGGTGAGATCGTCGACGTCGGCGATGGAGAGCCCGTCGACGGTGTGGCGCAGCACCTCCGGGGTGAAGCGGCGGCCGCCGCAGGTCTCGCAGACCGTCTCCTGCCCCTCCATGAAGGCCAGGTCGGTGTAGACGACGCCGAGACCGCGGCAGTCCGGGCAGGCGCCCGCGGAGTTCGCGCTGAACAGCGCCGCGGGCACGTTGTTGCGCCGCGCGAACAGCTTGCGCAGCGGCGTGGCGATGCCGGTGTAGGTGATCGGTGTGGAGCGGCGGTTGGTCGCCACCGGCTTCTGATCGATGACGACCGCCTCGTGCTGGGCGCGCAGTTCCGCGGCCAGACTGGACTTCCCGGATCCGGCCACGCCGGTGAGCACGGTCAGCACCCCGGTGGGCAGGTCGAGGGTGAGGTCGCGGAGGTTGTTGCGGGTGGCGCCGGTGACGCGGATCTTCCCGCGCGGGGTGCGCGGCGCGCGGGTGCGCGGGCGGGTGCGGGTCAGCGCGGTCGCGGTCGGGGTGCCGGCGCGGAGCAGGTCGGCGTAGCGGCCCTGGAAGACCAGTTCGCCGCCGTGTTCGCCCGCCGCCGGACCGATTTCGACGATCTGGTCGGCGATGGCCATCACCGCGGGGTCGTGTTCGACGACCAGCACGCTGTTGCCCTTGTCGCGCAGCCGGCGCAGCAGCGCGGTCATGGCCGCGACGTCGTGCGGGTGCAGGCCGACGGTGGGTTCGTCGAAGACGTAGAGCATTTCGATGAGGCTGCTGCCCAGGTGCTTGACGGTCTTGATGCGCTGGGACTCGCCGCCGGAGAGGGTGGTGGTGGCGCGGCCGAGGTGCAGGTAGCCCAGGCCGATGGTGACCAGCGCGTCGAGCCGCTCACGCAGGGCGGCCACCACGGGGGCCACCGTCGGCTCGGTGAATTCCGGTATCAGCCCGGCCAGTTCGGCGATCTCGAGCCGGGCCAGGTCGGCGATGGTGTATCCGTGGACGGTCGCCGTCCTGGCGGCTTCGGTCAGCCGGTCGCCGTGGCAGTCGGGGCAGGTGGCCGAGCGGGTGAACCGGGCCAGGGTCTGCTGTTTGCGCTCGGAGAGGTTGTCGGCGGTGTGCAGGTAGATGCGCTCGAAGCGGGTCACCACGCCCTCGTAGTCCTTCGGCGGCGCGGTGCCGAGGCGGGCGGCGTGCTCGCCGCCGTAGAGCAGGGCCGCGCGTTCCTGCTCGCTCCACTCCCGCAGCGGGGTGTCGGCGTCGAAACTGCCGATGTCGGCGTACTGGGAGTACCAGTAGCCGCCGTTGCCGAAGCCGGGCAGCAGAATCGCGCCCTCGCGCAGCGACTTGTCCGGGTCGAGGAACCGCTCGACCGCGCTGACCACCACCTCGCCGAGACCCGAACAGGTGGGGCACATGCCCGCCGGATCGTTGAACGAGAAGCGGTTGGACTCGCCGAGGTGCGGGGTGCTCAGGCGGGAGAACAACAGACGAAGGTAGGTCCAGGTGTCGGTGATCGTGCCGACGGTGGACCTGGCGTTGCCGCCGAGGCGGCGCTGATCGATCACCACCACCGGCGACAGCCCGTCGATGTGCTCGACGTCGGGTCGCGTCCACTTCGGCATCCGGTTGCGGGCGAAGGGCGGGAAGGTCTCGGTGAGCTGGAAGCCCGCCTCGGCCGCGATCGTGTCGAACACCAGCGAGGTCTTCCCCGATCCGGACACGCCGACGAAGGCCACCAGCTGCCCGCGCGGCACGT contains:
- a CDS encoding ATP-binding cassette domain-containing protein; translated protein: MAEPMIRLRGARTNNLKSLDLDVPRGQLVAFVGVSGSGKTSLVFDTIAAEAGFQLTETFPPFARNRMPKWTRPDVEHIDGLSPVVVIDQRRLGGNARSTVGTITDTWTYLRLLFSRLSTPHLGESNRFSFNDPAGMCPTCSGLGEVVVSAVERFLDPDKSLREGAILLPGFGNGGYWYSQYADIGSFDADTPLREWSEQERAALLYGGEHAARLGTAPPKDYEGVVTRFERIYLHTADNLSERKQQTLARFTRSATCPDCHGDRLTEAARTATVHGYTIADLARLEIAELAGLIPEFTEPTVAPVVAALRERLDALVTIGLGYLHLGRATTTLSGGESQRIKTVKHLGSSLIEMLYVFDEPTVGLHPHDVAAMTALLRRLRDKGNSVLVVEHDPAVMAIADQIVEIGPAAGEHGGELVFQGRYADLLRAGTPTATALTRTRPRTRAPRTPRGKIRVTGATRNNLRDLTLDLPTGVLTVLTGVAGSGKSSLAAELRAQHEAVVIDQKPVATNRRSTPITYTGIATPLRKLFARRNNVPAALFSANSAGACPDCRGLGVVYTDLAFMEGQETVCETCGGRRFTPEVLRHTVDGLSIADVDDLTIAEALHRLDDRAIAAALGHLDEVGLGYLRLGQPLTTLSGGECQRVKIAKELREATAPALYILDEPTTGLHLRDVDTLLDVLDRLVERGHTVVVIEHDLEVVRRADWVVDLGPGPGRHGGRVLFEGHVTDLRAHDTATARALRAAEASTAGICG